One Streptomyces drozdowiczii DNA segment encodes these proteins:
- a CDS encoding S1C family serine protease, with protein sequence MSTENEGNEGNAAEAAPSVPPVPADAPQAHPEDAPPAASHPDETATRQQPVAQAPDQQAAPVPSAPDPGTAQTAAYPTNPQYAPPPPPQSAADAGWPPPPPAVPAYAQGAHGSGGGPVWGPPGGTHTPEAPRKRGAGGLVAAVVVAALVAGGIGGALGYWAADRNDDAGSTTVSASANPQDLKRDPGTVAGVAAKALPSVVTIEAQGGDGEGGTGTGFVYDKEGHILTNNHVVASAADSGQLTATFSNGKKYDAEVVGRAQGYDVAVIKLKNPPQSLAPLPLGNSDKVAVGDSTIAIGAPFGLSNTVTTGIISAKNRPVASGDGNGGSNSYMSALQTDASINPGNSGGPLLSSGGAVIGINSAIQSTGSSGQSQAGSIGLGFAIPINQATTVAQQLIKTGQPVYPVIGATVTMDEQSGGAAIAERGTGGTEAVTKDGPAAKAGLRAGDVITKFNDTVVDSGPTLIGEIWTHKPGDRVTLTYERDGKTATAEVTLGERKGDS encoded by the coding sequence GTGAGCACCGAGAACGAGGGCAACGAGGGCAACGCGGCCGAGGCCGCCCCGTCCGTACCTCCCGTGCCGGCCGACGCTCCCCAGGCGCACCCCGAGGACGCGCCCCCTGCCGCCTCCCACCCGGACGAGACGGCCACGAGGCAGCAGCCGGTCGCGCAGGCGCCGGACCAGCAGGCCGCCCCCGTCCCCTCCGCGCCGGACCCCGGGACCGCGCAGACGGCCGCCTACCCGACGAACCCCCAGTACGCGCCCCCGCCCCCGCCGCAGTCCGCGGCCGACGCGGGCTGGCCTCCGCCGCCGCCCGCCGTCCCGGCGTACGCCCAGGGGGCGCACGGCAGCGGCGGCGGTCCGGTGTGGGGTCCGCCCGGCGGGACGCACACGCCCGAGGCGCCGCGCAAGCGCGGTGCGGGCGGTCTGGTGGCCGCCGTGGTGGTGGCGGCGCTCGTGGCGGGCGGCATCGGCGGTGCCCTCGGCTACTGGGCCGCGGACCGCAACGACGACGCCGGCTCGACCACGGTCTCCGCGTCGGCGAACCCGCAGGACCTCAAGCGCGACCCGGGCACGGTCGCCGGAGTCGCCGCGAAGGCGCTGCCGAGCGTCGTGACGATCGAGGCACAAGGGGGCGACGGCGAGGGCGGCACGGGCACCGGCTTCGTGTACGACAAGGAAGGCCACATCCTCACGAACAACCATGTGGTGGCCTCGGCGGCGGACAGCGGCCAGCTCACGGCGACGTTCTCCAACGGCAAGAAGTACGACGCCGAGGTGGTCGGCCGGGCCCAGGGCTACGACGTCGCCGTCATCAAGCTGAAGAACCCGCCGCAGTCCCTGGCCCCGCTGCCGCTGGGCAACTCGGACAAGGTGGCGGTCGGCGACTCGACGATCGCCATCGGCGCCCCGTTCGGCCTGTCCAACACGGTCACCACGGGCATCATCAGCGCGAAGAACCGCCCGGTCGCCTCCGGTGACGGCAACGGCGGCAGCAACTCGTACATGAGCGCCCTCCAGACCGACGCCTCGATCAACCCGGGCAACTCCGGCGGCCCGCTGCTCAGCTCGGGCGGCGCGGTCATCGGCATCAACTCCGCGATCCAGTCGACCGGCAGCTCCGGCCAGAGCCAGGCGGGCTCGATCGGCCTCGGCTTCGCGATCCCGATCAACCAGGCGACGACCGTCGCCCAGCAGCTCATCAAGACCGGCCAGCCGGTCTACCCGGTCATCGGCGCCACGGTGACGATGGACGAGCAGAGCGGCGGCGCCGCCATCGCGGAGCGGGGCACGGGCGGCACGGAGGCGGTCACGAAGGACGGCCCGGCGGCCAAGGCGGGGCTGCGCGCGGGCGACGTCATCACGAAGTTCAACGACACCGTCGTCGACAGCGGCCCCACCCTGATCGGCGAGATCTGGACCCACAAGCCGGGCGACCGGGTCACCCTGACCTACGAGCGCGACGGCAAGACGGCGACGGCCGAAGTCACCCTGGGGGAGCGCAAGGGCGACAGCTGA
- a CDS encoding glycerophosphodiester phosphodiesterase family protein, whose protein sequence is MTRVNRARKQHPMQHPIQVIAHRGASDDAPEHTLAAYRKAIEDGADALECDVRLTADGHLVCVHDRRVNRTSNGRGAVSALELNALAALDFGSWKDRDDTESPDWDPVPGELTSVLTLERLLELLVETRASGRPLQLAIETKHPTRWAGQVEERLLHLLKRFELDAPPPAGTPAPVRVMSFSARSLHRVRAAVPHLPTVYLMQFVSPRLRDGRLPAGARVAGPSVRIVRSHPGYIERLHRAGHRAHVWTVNEPEDVDLCVRLGVEAIITNRPKQVLAQLGRS, encoded by the coding sequence ATGACCCGGGTGAACCGAGCACGGAAGCAGCACCCCATGCAGCATCCCATCCAGGTCATCGCCCACCGGGGCGCGTCCGACGACGCCCCCGAGCACACCCTCGCCGCGTACCGGAAGGCGATCGAGGACGGTGCCGACGCCCTGGAGTGCGACGTACGCCTCACCGCCGACGGCCACCTCGTCTGCGTACACGACCGCAGGGTGAACCGTACGTCCAACGGACGTGGCGCGGTCTCCGCCCTGGAGCTCAACGCCCTCGCCGCCCTCGACTTCGGCTCCTGGAAGGACCGCGACGACACGGAGTCCCCGGACTGGGACCCGGTGCCCGGCGAGCTCACCTCCGTACTCACCCTGGAACGGCTGCTGGAACTCCTCGTGGAGACGCGGGCGTCCGGGCGGCCGCTCCAGCTGGCCATCGAGACCAAGCACCCGACCCGCTGGGCGGGACAGGTCGAGGAACGCCTCCTGCACCTGCTGAAACGCTTCGAGCTCGACGCCCCGCCACCGGCCGGCACCCCTGCGCCGGTACGCGTCATGAGCTTCTCGGCCCGCTCGCTGCACCGCGTCCGGGCGGCCGTGCCCCATCTGCCCACCGTCTACCTGATGCAGTTCGTGTCGCCCCGGCTGCGCGACGGACGGCTGCCCGCCGGGGCGCGGGTGGCCGGGCCCAGCGTCCGGATCGTGCGCAGCCATCCCGGCTACATCGAGCGGCTCCACCGGGCCGGGCACCGGGCGCACGTCTGGACGGTCAACGAGCCGGAGGACGTCGACCTCTGCGTACGGCTCGGCGTCGAGGCGATCATCACCAACCGGCCCAAGCAGGTCCTGGCCCAGCTCGGCCGTTCGTGA
- a CDS encoding ATP-binding protein translates to MPDSVVDDAVLILSELLSNACRHGRPLGRQTEAGDGDVRAAWRVDRTGGLTVEVTDGGGPTRPIPATPSVTARGGRGLNIISALAQEWGVRDDAPGEVTVWVLVDGGRGSRSARGSGRPAGMTGLPGTPRAAVVPGLEGLDFSGAFDDAFDDAG, encoded by the coding sequence GTGCCGGATTCGGTCGTCGACGATGCGGTGCTGATTCTTTCCGAGCTGCTCAGCAATGCCTGCCGGCACGGCAGGCCGCTGGGCCGGCAGACCGAGGCGGGAGACGGCGACGTGCGCGCCGCCTGGCGTGTCGACAGGACGGGCGGGCTGACCGTCGAGGTGACGGACGGCGGCGGCCCGACCCGGCCGATTCCGGCCACCCCCTCGGTGACCGCTCGCGGCGGCCGGGGGCTCAACATCATCAGTGCCCTGGCCCAGGAGTGGGGCGTACGGGACGACGCGCCGGGCGAGGTCACCGTCTGGGTGCTGGTCGACGGGGGCCGCGGCTCCCGCAGTGCGCGGGGCAGCGGCCGGCCGGCCGGGATGACCGGACTGCCGGGCACACCGAGGGCCGCCGTCGTGCCGGGGCTCGAAGGGCTGGATTTCAGCGGTGCGTTCGACGACGCGTTCGATGACGCGGGCTGA